A genomic region of Micromonospora sp. NBC_01796 contains the following coding sequences:
- a CDS encoding TerC family protein: protein MNLPGWVWAVTIIAFIVMIAIDFYLVARNPRDPSFRECVTWVSFYILAAVAFGLVLTGTAGATYGGQFFAGWLTEYSLSVDNLFVFVIIMSRFAVPVQYRQKVLLIGIVIALLLRGVFIAAGAQAITRFDWLFYLFGAFLVYTAIKLVGPQQEDEFSENVALRTVRRVLPTTESYHGASVFARIDGRRMVTPMLIVMVAIGTTDLLFALDSIPAIFGLTQEPYLVFTANTFALMGLRQLYFLIGALLDRLVYLSKGLALILAFIGVKLVLEALHHDGVGWAPEVPILVSLGVILGTLLVTTVASLLKTRRDGRRAAEPAAVPAGGATDDDQPRAPEVAMAERDAS, encoded by the coding sequence ATGAATCTGCCCGGCTGGGTGTGGGCGGTGACGATCATCGCCTTCATCGTGATGATCGCGATCGACTTCTACCTGGTGGCCCGCAATCCACGCGACCCGTCCTTCCGGGAGTGCGTGACGTGGGTGAGCTTCTACATCCTGGCGGCGGTCGCCTTCGGCCTGGTCCTGACCGGGACGGCCGGCGCCACGTACGGCGGGCAGTTCTTCGCGGGTTGGCTCACCGAGTACTCGCTCAGTGTCGACAACCTGTTCGTGTTCGTCATCATCATGAGCCGGTTCGCGGTGCCGGTGCAGTACCGGCAGAAGGTGCTGCTCATCGGCATCGTGATCGCGCTGCTGCTCCGGGGCGTCTTCATCGCCGCGGGGGCCCAGGCGATCACCCGGTTCGACTGGCTCTTCTACCTGTTCGGCGCGTTCCTGGTCTACACCGCGATCAAACTGGTCGGGCCGCAGCAGGAGGACGAGTTCTCGGAGAACGTCGCGCTGCGTACGGTCCGCCGGGTGCTCCCGACGACCGAGTCCTACCACGGCGCGTCGGTGTTCGCCCGGATCGACGGTCGGCGGATGGTGACCCCGATGCTGATCGTCATGGTCGCCATCGGTACCACCGACCTGCTGTTCGCGCTCGACTCCATTCCGGCGATCTTCGGCCTGACCCAGGAGCCGTACCTGGTCTTCACCGCGAACACGTTCGCGTTGATGGGCCTGCGGCAGCTCTACTTCCTGATCGGTGCCCTCCTGGACCGGCTGGTGTACCTCAGCAAGGGGCTGGCGCTCATCCTCGCCTTCATCGGCGTGAAGCTGGTCCTGGAGGCACTGCACCACGACGGTGTCGGGTGGGCGCCCGAGGTGCCGATCCTCGTCTCACTCGGCGTCATCCTCGGTACGCTGCTGGTCACCACGGTGGCCAGCCTGTTGAAGACCCGGCGGGACGGACGACGGGCGGCAGAACCCGCCGCCGTCCCGGCCGGTGGTGCTACGGACGACGATCAGCCACGGGCTCCGGAA